From the Pomacea canaliculata isolate SZHN2017 linkage group LG4, ASM307304v1, whole genome shotgun sequence genome, one window contains:
- the LOC112562351 gene encoding WD repeat-containing protein 48-like isoform X1: protein MTTHRSNAGQGRKKVQVSFVIRDEVERQHRSGVNALQFDPMLNRLYSAGRDSIIRIWNTCAKKQQSPYMLSMEHHTDWVNDIVLCCHGRTLISASSDTTVKVWNAHKGFCMSTLRTHKDYVKALAYARDKEQVASAGLDRQIFLWDVNTLTALTASNNTVTTSSLTGNKDSIYSLAMNPSGTIIVSGSTEKVLRVWDPRSCQKLMKLKGHTDNVKAIVINRDGTQCLSGSSDGTIRLWSLGQQRCVATFRVHDEGVWALQANDSFSIMYSGGRDRQVWATDIRNPDCRELICEEKAPVLKLELTPTEPQSLWIATTDSSIKNWPLKLPNARVSGEYDNDRVRPAFTQADFVIKGGPSIRQYYVLNDKRHILTKDTDNNVALWDVLTARKIEDRGQVDFEEEIKQFFKMVYVPNWFSVDLKTGLLTIHLDDSDCFAAWMSTRDLGLDIPPEAPETKTNIGSTLLQALLEHWPKAQYEDVQDADGQERGSSSHYFSVPGHTPVIFSEVGGRTLFRLLCRDAGGETEQMLLNETVPSWVVDVVVHKNMPKFTKIPFFLQPHPSTGIKPIKKDRLSASDMIQVRKVIEHVYEKVLGQGSDAGSQAAGSNASQEKEPDKEEELSSIAEERVELLCSDQVLDPNMDLRTVRHFIWKQTGDLTLHYRPLSKKDFQSFSKYSAMNSGDA, encoded by the exons ATGACGACGCATCGGAGTAACGCAGGACAAGGCCGGAAGAAAGTGCAG GTATCATTTGTGATAAGAGATGAAGTGGAACGCCAACACAGGTCAGGTGTTAATGCCCTGCAGTTTGATCCCATGCTCAACCGTTTGTATTCAGCAGGAAGAGATTCCATTATCCGTATATGGAATACCTGTGCTAAAAAG CAGCAAAGTCCATATATGCTCTCTATGGAACATCATACAGACTGGGTTAATGATATTGTGCTATGTTGCCATGGACGCACAT TGATATCAGCTTCTAGTGATACAACTGTCAAAGTATGGAATGCACACAAAGGGTTCTGTATGTCAACACTTCGAACACATAAA gattatGTCAAAGCTTTAGCTTATGCACGAGACAAAGAGCAAGTTGCATCAGCAGGACTCGACCGGCAGATCTTTCTATGGGATGTCAACACCCTCACGGCACTTACTGCTTCCAACAATACTGTCACAA CATCTAGCCTGACCGGCAACAAAGATTCCATCTACAGTCTGGCCATGAATCCCAGTGGCACCATCATTGTGTCAGGGTCAACAGAGAAAGTTTTACGAGTTTGGGATCCTCGAAGTTGTCAGAAATTGATGAAGCTAAAAGGTCACACAGACAATGTCAAAGCTATTGTCATTAACAGAGATGGTActcag TGTCTTTCAGGGAGTTCTGATGGCACTATCAGATTGTGGTCACTTGGACAGCAGCGGTGTGTTGCAACATTTCGAGTTCATGATGAAGGAGTCTGGGCTTTGCAG GCCAATGATTCCTTCTCCATTATGTACTCTGGTGGCCGGGACCGACAAGTCTGGGCAACAGACATACGCAACCCTGATTGCCGAGAACTTATTTGTGAAGAAAAAGCACCCGTTTTAAAG TTGGAATTAACACCAACAGAACCTCAGTCATTGTGGATTGCAACCACTGACTCCAGCATCAAGAACTGG CCATTGAAGCTGCCCAATGCCAGAGTATCTGGAGAATACGATAATGACCGCGTCCGCCCAGCATTTACACAAGCTGATTTTGTCATCAAAG GTGGACCCAGTATTCGGCAGTACTATGTACTTAATGACAAGCGCCACATCCTCACCAAGGATACAGACAACAATGTGGCATTGTGGGATGTCTTAACT GCCAGGAAGATTGAAGATAGGGGCCAGGTGGATTTTGAGGAAGAGATCAAACAGTTCTTCAAGATGGTATATGTTCCTAACTGGTTCTCTGTGGATCTAAAAACTGGG CTGCTTACAATTCATCTTGATGACTCCGATTGTTTTGCGGCATGGATGTCCACACGCGATCTAGGGCTAGATATTCCTCCAGAAGCTCCAGAAACAAAGA caaacatTGGTTCAACCTTGCTTCAGGCTTTGTTGGAACACTGGCCCAAAGCACAGTATGAAGACGTACAGG ATGCAGATGGTCAGGAGAGAGGTTCCAGCAGTCATTACTTTAGTGTTCCTGGCCACACACCAGTTATATTCAG TGAAGTAGGAGGAAGAACATTGTTTCGCCTTTTGTGTCGTGATGCTGGTGGAGAGACTGAACAGATGCTATTAAACGAGACAGTACCTTCTTGGGTGGTAGATGTTGTTGTCCAT AAAAATATGCCCAAGTTTACCAAGATTCCGTTCTTCCTGCAACCTCACCCTAGCACTGGCATCAAGCCCATTAAAAA GGACCGATTGTCTGCTAGTGACATGATCCAGGTGCGCAAGGTCATTGAGCACGTATATGAAAAAGTGCTAGGTCAGGGGTCAGATGCAGGGTCACAGGCTGCTGGAAGCAATGCCAGTCAAGAAAAAGAGCCAGACAAAGAGGAAGAACTTTCCTCCATTGCTGAAGAACGTGTGGAACTACTGTGTAGTGATCAG GTTCTGGATCCAAACATGGACTTACGGACTGTGCGCCATTTTATCTGGAAACAGACAGGGGACCTCACTCTCCATTATCGACCTCTATCCAAAAAAGACTTTCAGAGCTTCTCAAAGTACTCGGCAATGAATTCAGGGGATGCATAA
- the LOC112562351 gene encoding WD repeat-containing protein 48-like isoform X2, with the protein MTTHRSNAGQGRKKVQVSFVIRDEVERQHRSGVNALQFDPMLNRLYSAGRDSIIRIWNTCAKKQSPYMLSMEHHTDWVNDIVLCCHGRTLISASSDTTVKVWNAHKGFCMSTLRTHKDYVKALAYARDKEQVASAGLDRQIFLWDVNTLTALTASNNTVTTSSLTGNKDSIYSLAMNPSGTIIVSGSTEKVLRVWDPRSCQKLMKLKGHTDNVKAIVINRDGTQCLSGSSDGTIRLWSLGQQRCVATFRVHDEGVWALQANDSFSIMYSGGRDRQVWATDIRNPDCRELICEEKAPVLKLELTPTEPQSLWIATTDSSIKNWPLKLPNARVSGEYDNDRVRPAFTQADFVIKGGPSIRQYYVLNDKRHILTKDTDNNVALWDVLTARKIEDRGQVDFEEEIKQFFKMVYVPNWFSVDLKTGLLTIHLDDSDCFAAWMSTRDLGLDIPPEAPETKTNIGSTLLQALLEHWPKAQYEDVQDADGQERGSSSHYFSVPGHTPVIFSEVGGRTLFRLLCRDAGGETEQMLLNETVPSWVVDVVVHKNMPKFTKIPFFLQPHPSTGIKPIKKDRLSASDMIQVRKVIEHVYEKVLGQGSDAGSQAAGSNASQEKEPDKEEELSSIAEERVELLCSDQVLDPNMDLRTVRHFIWKQTGDLTLHYRPLSKKDFQSFSKYSAMNSGDA; encoded by the exons ATGACGACGCATCGGAGTAACGCAGGACAAGGCCGGAAGAAAGTGCAG GTATCATTTGTGATAAGAGATGAAGTGGAACGCCAACACAGGTCAGGTGTTAATGCCCTGCAGTTTGATCCCATGCTCAACCGTTTGTATTCAGCAGGAAGAGATTCCATTATCCGTATATGGAATACCTGTGCTAAAAAG CAAAGTCCATATATGCTCTCTATGGAACATCATACAGACTGGGTTAATGATATTGTGCTATGTTGCCATGGACGCACAT TGATATCAGCTTCTAGTGATACAACTGTCAAAGTATGGAATGCACACAAAGGGTTCTGTATGTCAACACTTCGAACACATAAA gattatGTCAAAGCTTTAGCTTATGCACGAGACAAAGAGCAAGTTGCATCAGCAGGACTCGACCGGCAGATCTTTCTATGGGATGTCAACACCCTCACGGCACTTACTGCTTCCAACAATACTGTCACAA CATCTAGCCTGACCGGCAACAAAGATTCCATCTACAGTCTGGCCATGAATCCCAGTGGCACCATCATTGTGTCAGGGTCAACAGAGAAAGTTTTACGAGTTTGGGATCCTCGAAGTTGTCAGAAATTGATGAAGCTAAAAGGTCACACAGACAATGTCAAAGCTATTGTCATTAACAGAGATGGTActcag TGTCTTTCAGGGAGTTCTGATGGCACTATCAGATTGTGGTCACTTGGACAGCAGCGGTGTGTTGCAACATTTCGAGTTCATGATGAAGGAGTCTGGGCTTTGCAG GCCAATGATTCCTTCTCCATTATGTACTCTGGTGGCCGGGACCGACAAGTCTGGGCAACAGACATACGCAACCCTGATTGCCGAGAACTTATTTGTGAAGAAAAAGCACCCGTTTTAAAG TTGGAATTAACACCAACAGAACCTCAGTCATTGTGGATTGCAACCACTGACTCCAGCATCAAGAACTGG CCATTGAAGCTGCCCAATGCCAGAGTATCTGGAGAATACGATAATGACCGCGTCCGCCCAGCATTTACACAAGCTGATTTTGTCATCAAAG GTGGACCCAGTATTCGGCAGTACTATGTACTTAATGACAAGCGCCACATCCTCACCAAGGATACAGACAACAATGTGGCATTGTGGGATGTCTTAACT GCCAGGAAGATTGAAGATAGGGGCCAGGTGGATTTTGAGGAAGAGATCAAACAGTTCTTCAAGATGGTATATGTTCCTAACTGGTTCTCTGTGGATCTAAAAACTGGG CTGCTTACAATTCATCTTGATGACTCCGATTGTTTTGCGGCATGGATGTCCACACGCGATCTAGGGCTAGATATTCCTCCAGAAGCTCCAGAAACAAAGA caaacatTGGTTCAACCTTGCTTCAGGCTTTGTTGGAACACTGGCCCAAAGCACAGTATGAAGACGTACAGG ATGCAGATGGTCAGGAGAGAGGTTCCAGCAGTCATTACTTTAGTGTTCCTGGCCACACACCAGTTATATTCAG TGAAGTAGGAGGAAGAACATTGTTTCGCCTTTTGTGTCGTGATGCTGGTGGAGAGACTGAACAGATGCTATTAAACGAGACAGTACCTTCTTGGGTGGTAGATGTTGTTGTCCAT AAAAATATGCCCAAGTTTACCAAGATTCCGTTCTTCCTGCAACCTCACCCTAGCACTGGCATCAAGCCCATTAAAAA GGACCGATTGTCTGCTAGTGACATGATCCAGGTGCGCAAGGTCATTGAGCACGTATATGAAAAAGTGCTAGGTCAGGGGTCAGATGCAGGGTCACAGGCTGCTGGAAGCAATGCCAGTCAAGAAAAAGAGCCAGACAAAGAGGAAGAACTTTCCTCCATTGCTGAAGAACGTGTGGAACTACTGTGTAGTGATCAG GTTCTGGATCCAAACATGGACTTACGGACTGTGCGCCATTTTATCTGGAAACAGACAGGGGACCTCACTCTCCATTATCGACCTCTATCCAAAAAAGACTTTCAGAGCTTCTCAAAGTACTCGGCAATGAATTCAGGGGATGCATAA